ATCATTTTTTGCCAGATACTTATATATCTGCTTTGCCATGGTTTCTGAAACTTTGATTGGACCGGAAGCTGTCTGTATCTGCTGTCCGATAAAGTAATCTATATCTGCCTTACGCGGACGTGCCGAAAGTGTTTCGCTGATTTCCTTCTGAAGATTCGAAACGAAATCCTTATAGCTTTCACTTGCAACTACTGTAAGGATATTAATATCATGTACAGTAGATGCATGATCCTGACGTTCACCATCCTGATTAACTGAAAGCCGAAGACCACGCCCGACCTCCTGTCTTCTAGAGATTGTATTATCACTGTGTTTGAGCATACACATGATAAACACATTAGGATTATCCCATCCCTCGCGCAATGCTGAATGCGAAAAGATAAACCGTACCGGTTCTTCAAAAGAGAGAAGTCGCTCCTTATCCTTAAGAATAAGATCGTATGCATCGACATCATCTGAATCCACCGCACGTGCTCCAACAGATGGGTTCTTGAGATGTCGGGTCTTCTTATCTATTGAGAAATAACCGTTATGGGTTTGGGCTACTGAGATATTATCCAGGTATTTGCGATACTCAACATTATCCAGTGCAAGTTCGCTCAGATACTCTGCTACAAGCAGATTATATTCCTCTTCAAATATATGGGCATACTCCCCCTTCTCATCATCCTGGCTGTAGTCGCGATATTTTGCAACTTCATCGATGAAACACAGGGATAGCACTTTAATCCCTTGTGAAAAAAGCTGGCGTTCCTTCTCCAGGTGTGCTTTTATAGTTTCACGGATCTGGATGCGGCGTACTGTTGCTTCATTTACATCCCCGGTTGCTTCACCTGCGACAAGTACTGTTCCATTAGTGAATTCAACGGTATCTGTTGTATAATCGATCTGGGAGATGACAAAGCCCCGGTACTGGTCGAGTTCACCAGATATAGTATAAAGATCATCACCTTTTCCAAGCTTTCTTATAACCCGCTTGATACCGTTGTTCTGTTTAATCTCAAGTTCAATCCGTGCAACAGGTGCATGTTTTGAGATTTCTATAGATTCCAGATAGAGATATCCGTTGGTTCCTGCGAGTCCCTTTATAGTGATACCACGGACCGCGATCTTTTTAACCAACTTCTGGTTGTAGGCATCGAGTGCATCGAGACGGTGTATCTTATTATAGGTGGTTCGATGCGTAGCTGAATAGCGCAGGATCATCAGAGGTTTAAATTTGGGTAGCGCCTCAAGAGTTGCTTTACCCTCCATCTTCTGCGGCTCATCAAGAATCAGAATGGGGCGGTTACTGCTGATAACATCAATTGGGCGGCGTGTCTGAAAGTCATCCAGTTCATCATAGATTCTGCGATTGTCAGCACCGCGTGCTGCAAATGCCTGGATATTGATTATCATCACATTTATTCCGGCATCGGATGAGAAATTCTCCAATTGATGAAGCTGTTTTGAGTTATAGATGAAAAAACGTGCTTTTTTTCCATAGCTTTCAGAGAAATGTTCAGCTGTTATCTCAAATGATTTATGAACACCTTCACGAATAGCGATACTTGGCACCATGATAATGAATTTGCTCCACCCATAGCGTTTATTCATTTCAAAGATGGTTTTTATATAGCAGTAGGTTTTACCGGTCCCGGTCTCCATCTCGATATCCAGATTGATATTTCCGCCGGAGCTTGGAACTAGTTTTTCTGAAATGGGCAGGTTCTGTGCGCACTGAACTGCCTGGATATTGGTTAATACCTGTTTTTCTGTTATTTGCAGGTCTGAATTTTTGAAACCGGCGAGCTCAAGATTGCTTATCTGCTCATGGCCGTTAACCTTTACAACACCGGGATCAATCCTGTACTGTATGCCAGACGTATTTACTTGCCCAGAGAAGCACTCTACAACGGCATTCACTGCATTTGTCTGAAAAGGCTGAATTTTGAATCTTAGCTTCATAGTATTTTATAACTTATAATTGATAATTGATAATTGATAATTGCAAGAGTCCTTAATTATTCATTTTCAATTCTAAATTATCCATTTCTAGTTTTTAGTTCTCATTTTCGCCATATTCTGACGAGTTGTTTTTATAATGCTTGTAAGCAGTTTAATCAGTTCAACTATATTAGGTTTAATAGAATCGAAGCTTTTCTGATCGATTATTTCAGATTGATGTAACAAATCTATCCAGTAGTCTGTTTCATTGGCTTCTTTCAGGGCGATAGCTAATTTATGAGTGAAATCAGCTTTACTTTCAGCCTGTTCTGCTTCCCGAACCAAAGCTCCAACAGCAGTACCAGAGCGCAGTAATTGTTTGCTCAATACAAACTCACGTTTTTCCTCCTGCAGATAACGGTTAAGTTTTACAATCCGCAGAGCGAAAGCAAATGACTTTGCCTTAACCACATTATCACAAGCAGAATAATATTCATTACTGCTCATAATCCATCACCCACACACAATTTAACTTTCTTTCCATTCTTCAAATTATTCATTATAAATTATCAATTCTAAATTGAACGTACTTCGGTGATTGGTGAGAGCTGCTTAAAGATCTGATCTACATTGATTTTAACTGAATCAGAAGTGAAACTATTATCTTTGAAAACAATGCGCAATGGTTTATAGGAAGTAAGTTCTTTCACCAACTCTTCTGTAACACCACTATCGAAACAGGCAATTAATGCATTTTCATCCACAAAGAAGATTGTTTTATCCTGAATCATTTGTTTTCGGATTGGCAGGGTAAGATCTACACCCCAATCAAGAAGGACCTGGAAGAGAAGGTCTTCGGGGGTACGCTCAGGCTTTATGTTATCGACTGAAGTGAAGAGGTCATTAGGTTGAATTGCATCTGGTGTATAATAGATCTCTGCCATGTTTGATGTATCTATTTTTAGGACTCTAAAACCGATGTCTAATTTCGTGGCATCTGGACTCCCTGATTGATCTTCAAGTAATGATGTTTGATCCACGTTTGATTTAGAAATTAGTTCTTCTTTTATTTTCTTACCCGCACGGCGGATTCGTTCTCTGGAAATATCTGCGATTGTCTTGTAACCCGATTTGTATGCTTCCGATTTTTCATTACACATTTCAGGGAGCTGTACCATAATAAATTTACGGTTACCACCATCTTCAGAGTTTAAACGCATCACGGCTTCGGCTGTAGTTGCAGAACCGCAAAAAAAATCGAATATTAACGCATCTGAATCACAAAGAATATTGACGAAAAACTTAATCAAAGAAGTAGGTTTAGGATATTGAAATAACTGGCTATTGAAATAATCTCGAATTTCTTTTGACCCATGCTCAGTTCTTCCGATTTCCTTTTCTGGTAAATAGGTTGAGACTGACATTCTTATAGTATCAGTACCATACTTTATTATGGCCTTTGCTTTATCTTCCTGTTCGAAAACTCTGAAAGCTGGTTTTTTCAACTTTAAAAAATCGTAATCATCAGGAAAGACAATTTTACCTTTTTTATAATAATCATCAAATGTTTCTTTAGTCACTGACCATGTACGATTCTCACTAGCTGGATACATCTCACCACTCTTTGGGTTTAACATTGTAAAAAAAGAGTTTGGTCGCTCAGTAGCTGTTTTATTGGTCGTTAAATCTTGCAATCTCCACCGATCTTCATAATCATCAGTTTTGTAATAATTTCTTTCGCCTAATCGACCCGCAATAAAGCAAGGCTTCGCATAAGCAATCACCCATTCTACATCATTCGAAACACCATATGGGACATCAGCTTTTGCAGTTCTACTCCTCCAAGGGAATATTCCGACTAGAGCATCAGAACCAAATACCTCATCGCACAATCTTTTAAGATTTGCTTGTTCATGATCATCAATACTAATAAATATTACACCATCATCTTTTAAGAGACTTTTTGCTAATTTGATTCTAGGATATAACATAGAAAGCCAATCAGAATGAAACCTCCCATTGGCCATAGTATTTGTTACCAACTTATTTCCATATTCATCCTTCTGATTCGACCTTTTTAGGAAGACTTCTGTATTTTCTGCGAAATCATCCTCATAAATGAAATCATTCCCAGTATTATAAGGCGGATCAATGTAGATCATCTTGACCTTCCCCAAATACGTCTCCTGCAATAGCTTCAGAGCTTCAAGGTTATCGCCTTCTATGAACAAATTCTTTGTGGTGTCAAAATCTACGCTTTCTTCTCTACATGGTCTCAATGTTTTTGCTATCGGAGCATTCGCGGCAAGCATCGCCTCGCGCTTACCCGGCCAGTTGAGGTGATACCGCTCCTGGGGACCTTCTACAATGGAATCGGTAAGCTCCTGCTTCAACAGATCAAAATCAACGGCCAGCTTGAGCTTACCGTTTTCATCTTTGGCCTCGGTTACGCAGTTGGGGAAGAGATCGCGTATACGGGTTATGTTATCCTGTGTCAGATCAGGCGAATGCATCTTCAATTTATCCATATAAAATCCTTTAATAACCACAAAAGATATGTTAAGAATAAGACAAAAGAATAAGAGATTTAACCGCGAAAGGCGCGAAATACGCTAAAAAAGAAAATGAAAAAACCAAATAATTAGTCTATGTTTTTCCACCTCTCTAGTCCCCTTTCGCGTGGTTCGCGTTTTTCGCGGTTAATTCTTACCTCAAAAAGATTAAGATAAGAAGTCTACCGCGAAAGGCGCAAAATACGCTAAAATAAGAAAAGAAGAAACCTATAATCATTCTATGTTTTCCACCTCTCTAGTCCCCTTTCGCGTGGTTCGCGTTTTTCGCGGTTAATTCTTACCTCCTAAAGATTAGGAAGAGAGAGTCTACCGCGAAAGGCGCGAAAAACGCTAAATAAGAAAAAGAAAACAAGAAACTTATATCAATCCTATGTTTTCTGTACCTTTAATTCCCCTTTCGCGTATTTAGCGTTTTTCGCGGTTAACTCCTACCTCCTAACCGTATTTGCTATACGTATAATTTTCACCTTTGGATACGCACCAAAGTTTACCAGTAAACCAAGTTCCAGTTCCGTAGCTTTGAGATAGTTAAATAACTGAGCCGTGTGTTCGGATGTTATCTCTTTAACAGCCTTCAACTCCACGATGATCTTCTCATAACAGATAAAGTCAGGTTTGTAGGTTTGGCTAAGTGCCTTACCTTTGTATGAAAGTGCAAGCTCCTTTTGCGCTTCAAAGGGTATCTTACTCGCACTAAACTCCATCTCCAGACATTCCTGATAAACTGCTTCCAAAAAACCACACCCCATTTCTCTGTAAACATCGAAAATGGCTCCTTGTATGGCGTAGCATTCATCCGCAAAAAGTAGTTCATCCCGGCTCATCTATAGTCCTTTTCTAACCGCTAAGTTTTTTAGGATAGGAGAAGAGATTAAAGAGGGAAAGATAGAGAATTTACCGCGAAAGGCGCGAAAAACGCGAAATTAGAAAATAGGAAACTTATAATCAATCCTATGTTTTCTATCCCTCTAATTCCCCTTTAGCGTTTTTCGCGCTTTTCGCGGTTATTATCCTATTCCTAATCTCCCAATCTCTTCTCTCATCTCTCTCAGTTCTGTGTTTATTACCACTTTCCTGTTAAACTGCTTCTCTCTCAGCAACCTCGCTTCGCACCGTTCGATCTCTCTCTGCTTTTCTCGTATTTTACCGATTCTCTCCACCCTTTCCTGTAAGCTCTCACCGGCTCTTGCCGGAAATGGTAACAGCGGTTCAAGAAGAGCGCCGTATAAAACTTCGAGATTCAAAGCCAGTGGAATCTGCTTACGCTCCGTATCTCCTGATACCCACTCGCTTTCAAAGTAATCCGTTACCCGACACTTGCCACTACCGGCCCCATCAAGATACTTATAAGCAGCGACCACTTTTATCTGATCCTCACATAGCAATTCAAATATTACAGGGAACTGCACAGCCAGATCTATACATCGCAAAGCTTCCGGCTTTAACTCCTTCTCCCTAAGAGCGATAGTAAATATCTGTATCTCAGGCACCACAGAAGTTTCAGGTATATTAATCGTTTTTAGCGCGAGCTTATACTTCCAGGTTATCTGTTCAATCTGACGAATAAAGATATTTTTAACGGATCCTGATGGACGTGCATGAGCATAGATTTTACTCTTTGGCACTATGCGCCCAAAATAAGCCTGCTTTGGATATTCAAACAAGCAGCCGCTCATCGCTCCTCCTGCACCACAAGAAAACAGATGAGCTCAAAATCACTCAACCCTGCTATATTATCCACAAGAGCGGTGGTCCTCTCTGCGGTAAAAAGGCTGTCGATATCCTTCTCAGCTTTCACTTCAACAATAGAATGGATCGCCGCAGTAAGCAGGTTTGAGTAATAACTCATTGTGCGGCCTTCATCGGTTTCTCTGTTGAAAACTGAACAAACTTCTGCTAGCGGCTTATCCTGACCCCTGCAGCTTGTACGTATCAGGTCCAGTAACCTTTTTGCTTCAGTGTGCCTTATTACTACTTCCCCACTCCCTGATATATACACCAGATAATACGGGTGAAGCTGATTGTGCTGATTTGCATTCAAGCTGCTGTTTATATTACGCAGCACAAAGATACTGCCGGGCATTAAACCAACCTCAGGAATTGCAGGTATTACCGCATGCATTCCTCTGGGTGCCTTTTCTATATCACCATTTGATTTCATATATTGAAGAAGATCCATCCGGAACTCATTAAGCCCAAGATCCGTGATAGATACCCCGGTTTTAAGATCCTCCAGCTCGATAACCTCATCCTGTAACCGTCGCAACTGCTCCTTGCGGTATGCAAGCTCGTTATTCTGATGAGTAAGAATATTATCATCTCCGGTAGCGGACATATCCGCAATAACCATTCGGTTTTCGACCCGCTCCTTGAGACAGATGTATTCATCCAGAGATATATCCGGCCAGTAGTTTACAAGCTGAATGATCTCATTAACAGACCCGATACGATCGATACGACCAAATCTCTGTATGATACGCACCGGGTTCCAGTGGATATCATAATTCACCAGAAAATCACAGTCCTGAAGATTCTGCCCCTCAGAGATACAGTCTGTTGCAATAAGGATATCAATCTCAGCTGTTTCATCAGGAAGAATCAGCTTTTTATCTTTGGAGCGTGGAGAAAAGAGCGTAAGCAGCGACATAAAATCGAAACTTTTATTAATAGTCGATCTCGGCGCACCCTTACCGGTAACCTTACCTGTATGAAGCCCCTCTGAGGATAGAAACTCATCGGCTATATTTTCATACAGATAGTCTGCAGTATCTGCAAAGGCTGTAAATATTAGAATCTTTTTGTTACCACTGTTTATAGGATTAAGGATCTTATCATTAATCAGATCTTTAAGATGCTGGAGTTTAGAATCCTGTTCGGGG
This portion of the Chitinispirillales bacterium ANBcel5 genome encodes:
- a CDS encoding GxxExxY protein encodes the protein MSRDELLFADECYAIQGAIFDVYREMGCGFLEAVYQECLEMEFSASKIPFEAQKELALSYKGKALSQTYKPDFICYEKIIVELKAVKEITSEHTAQLFNYLKATELELGLLVNFGAYPKVKIIRIANTVRR
- a CDS encoding DUF4391 domain-containing protein → MSGCLFEYPKQAYFGRIVPKSKIYAHARPSGSVKNIFIRQIEQITWKYKLALKTINIPETSVVPEIQIFTIALREKELKPEALRCIDLAVQFPVIFELLCEDQIKVVAAYKYLDGAGSGKCRVTDYFESEWVSGDTERKQIPLALNLEVLYGALLEPLLPFPARAGESLQERVERIGKIREKQREIERCEARLLREKQFNRKVVINTELREMREEIGRLGIG
- a CDS encoding DEAD/DEAH box helicase family protein, with the translated sequence MKLRFKIQPFQTNAVNAVVECFSGQVNTSGIQYRIDPGVVKVNGHEQISNLELAGFKNSDLQITEKQVLTNIQAVQCAQNLPISEKLVPSSGGNINLDIEMETGTGKTYCYIKTIFEMNKRYGWSKFIIMVPSIAIREGVHKSFEITAEHFSESYGKKARFFIYNSKQLHQLENFSSDAGINVMIINIQAFAARGADNRRIYDELDDFQTRRPIDVISSNRPILILDEPQKMEGKATLEALPKFKPLMILRYSATHRTTYNKIHRLDALDAYNQKLVKKIAVRGITIKGLAGTNGYLYLESIEISKHAPVARIELEIKQNNGIKRVIRKLGKGDDLYTISGELDQYRGFVISQIDYTTDTVEFTNGTVLVAGEATGDVNEATVRRIQIRETIKAHLEKERQLFSQGIKVLSLCFIDEVAKYRDYSQDDEKGEYAHIFEEEYNLLVAEYLSELALDNVEYRKYLDNISVAQTHNGYFSIDKKTRHLKNPSVGARAVDSDDVDAYDLILKDKERLLSFEEPVRFIFSHSALREGWDNPNVFIMCMLKHSDNTISRRQEVGRGLRLSVNQDGERQDHASTVHDINILTVVASESYKDFVSNLQKEISETLSARPRKADIDYFIGQQIQTASGPIKVSETMAKQIYKYLAKNDYTSATDEITPAYHNARTEGSLAPLPQELLAYSEQIFNLIDNVFSNAQLPDVGDDRKPKLNPLNANLEKKEFKALWQRINHKAVYRVEFDSEELIKNCVSAMDSDLRVTPLQYTIHSGIQQDLITDVQLKVGEGFQIDKTTTLTEIQSVHSMVRYDLLGKIAGITQLTRKTVAQILTGINKVVFDQFRQNPEHFISEASRIINEQKAAVIIEHLTYDTLAETHDANIFTSGQTKQDFTRATGKLRNHIYDYVITDSKIERNFVTELDTSSEVVVYAKLPKGFFIPTPVGDYNPDWAISFKEGAVKHIYFVAETKGSMSTLELRGIEEKKIECAKKFFEEINRKVDPEKVKYDVVNGFGKLMEIVGGGGV
- a CDS encoding site-specific DNA-methyltransferase encodes the protein MDKLKMHSPDLTQDNITRIRDLFPNCVTEAKDENGKLKLAVDFDLLKQELTDSIVEGPQERYHLNWPGKREAMLAANAPIAKTLRPCREESVDFDTTKNLFIEGDNLEALKLLQETYLGKVKMIYIDPPYNTGNDFIYEDDFAENTEVFLKRSNQKDEYGNKLVTNTMANGRFHSDWLSMLYPRIKLAKSLLKDDGVIFISIDDHEQANLKRLCDEVFGSDALVGIFPWRSRTAKADVPYGVSNDVEWVIAYAKPCFIAGRLGERNYYKTDDYEDRWRLQDLTTNKTATERPNSFFTMLNPKSGEMYPASENRTWSVTKETFDDYYKKGKIVFPDDYDFLKLKKPAFRVFEQEDKAKAIIKYGTDTIRMSVSTYLPEKEIGRTEHGSKEIRDYFNSQLFQYPKPTSLIKFFVNILCDSDALIFDFFCGSATTAEAVMRLNSEDGGNRKFIMVQLPEMCNEKSEAYKSGYKTIADISRERIRRAGKKIKEELISKSNVDQTSLLEDQSGSPDATKLDIGFRVLKIDTSNMAEIYYTPDAIQPNDLFTSVDNIKPERTPEDLLFQVLLDWGVDLTLPIRKQMIQDKTIFFVDENALIACFDSGVTEELVKELTSYKPLRIVFKDNSFTSDSVKINVDQIFKQLSPITEVRSI
- a CDS encoding four helix bundle protein produces the protein MSSNEYYSACDNVVKAKSFAFALRIVKLNRYLQEEKREFVLSKQLLRSGTAVGALVREAEQAESKADFTHKLAIALKEANETDYWIDLLHQSEIIDQKSFDSIKPNIVELIKLLTSIIKTTRQNMAKMRTKN